In Acidobacteriota bacterium, the genomic window GGCATGTTTCCACAGTCAACACCGAACGCGGGTCCTTCAAGCACCAGGCTCCAAGGCCGATAGACAGAGAGAGATCGACCGGCTGGGCGCTACGACGGCGTCGCTAGCCGGCGTCGTCGTTGACAGCGGTGTCACCCGATCACAAAGAACGAACCGGAGATTGATCACGCCGTGAAAAGATCCATTGCTGGAGGGGTCTTGGACTCTGGATTGACGTTGCTGGCGTCCCTCCTAATCTTTTTCTACGCGCAGAGCGTCTTCTCCGACCCGAAAGAACTCGGGTACTTTCCCTTTTTATGGCCGCGGTGTTGCTTGCCGCCACGCTAGTACGCGAACTCATCTACATTCCCGCGCAGAAGAGGGTTCTCCATCTCGAGTCCCCGCACCGGCTGCTGCTGGTCCCGAAGATGATTGGTCTCGAATTCAAGGTTGCGACTGTTACCGCGCTAACAGTGCTTCTTGCCACAGTCTTTCTCTCGTTCGAAGCGGCCGCAGACAACGTGCTTCTCCCGTTCACGATCACGGCCTACCTGGCGGCCGTGTCGCTTCCGGCACAAGAACACTCTCGCCGGATGCTCCACTTAGCCGACTTCCACGCGTCGGCAGTAATAGTCGCAGCATCTCAATTGGTCCTAGCAGTCATCGTGTTGACCTTGGCCTTGCTATTCGACGCACTAACGGCTTGGGTCCCCTTCCTCGCAATAGCGATAATTCGCCTGTCGTCGCTGATAGTGGCGTTTGTCATCGTGGGCACCAAAGTCCGACGACTCGAGCATGTTCCCACCGGTGCCGTCAGCTCTACAAGTGCGGCACTCACCACAAGAGCTTTGATGGTGGATGGTCGCTGGCTGCTTGGTGGCACAGGTCTCATTACCGCGACAAACCTTGTCACTATCGGTGTTGTCGGCGGAATCGCGGGATTCGAAGCAGCCGGCTACGCGGAGGCGGCACGGATTCTGGCTTCGCCGATTCAGGTCCTTGGCATGGGGCTCAATAGTGCACTGTCGCGCCAAGTGCTGGCGGCTGGCCGTGCACGAGATGCCCTGACAGCAAAACGGATCGTTCGAGTCACTTGGGGCGTTCTCAGCGGTGCCGCCGTTGCGTACGGAGCCTTCTCTTTCGGGTTGGGATCGATCACTGCGGTAGTCGATCGATTCCCATCCGCTTTTGAGATCCCGGGTCTGGTGGCAATCTGGGTCGCTTCCTACGCACTTGTGTCCGCAGCTCTCCCTCGCCGCAGTGAACTCATCGGAGCTGACCACGAACAGTCGTTGCTTCGGTCCAACCTGATTGCGGCGAGCGCGCAGCTGGTCGTGGCTGTCGTCTTGGCATCCCTCGGCACCGTGTGGCTTGCGGTCGGTGCCGCTGCCGGACCCCTAGCGCTTGCCTCCCAAGGATTCTCCAATACGCTCGGGTATGGCAGAACGTCCAAGAAGATGCACAACTCCCACGACTCTTTGCCGACAGACATGCCGGCTGTCTCTTGGGCCGAATCCCATTAGGCCGTGGGCGCTGCATCTCATGGCTGGAAGAGTGTCGCGCTCAGCTCCCGGTGACGCCGGAGTACCGACTCGATGTCGATAGTTTGTAGCTGGCCGTGCTCGACAACGCTGCGCCCGTTGATCACTGAGAACGAAACGTTGTTGGGTGCGCACAGGACGAGTGCCGCGATCGGGTCGTGAAGGGCACCGGCATAGGTCGGGGCATTGAGATCGAAGCCGACTATGTCAGCCGCCTTGCCGACCTCGATGGTACCGATATCGTCTCGACCAAGTACTTCGGCACCTCCAATTGTCGCGATCTCGAGACTCCGCATATACGAAAACAACGACCCACCATGCTGTACACGCTGGAGGAGCATCGCTTGGCGGGCTTCGCCCAGCATGTGGGAACCGTCGTTGCTTGCAGAACCGTCAACACCGAGACCTACTCTCGCTCCAGCACTCATCAGTGCAGATATTGGGGCGATACCGCTCCCGAGGCGCATATTGCTCGTTGGGCAATGAGCGACACCAGTGCGGGTCGAACCGATGAGGTCGACCTCGCTGTCGGTGAGCACAACACCGTGCGCCCACCAGACGTCGTCACCCACCCAACCAAGATCCTCTGCGTGAGCCACCGGCTTACGGCCGAAAGTCTCGAGACAGAAGTCCTCCTCGTCCCGAGTCTCGGCAAGATGAGTGTGCATGGTTACCCCGTAGTAACGGGCGAGTGAAGCAGATTCACGCATAAGATCCGGAGTCACCGAAAACGGCGAACAGGGCGCAACCACCACCCGGGTCATCGAAAACGGTTCGGGGTCGTGATGTTCTTCAATCGCCCGTGCGGTGTCCGCAAGGATCACATCAGCGGCCTGTACCACCGAGTCTGGGGGCAGACCACCCTGGCTCTCACCGAGAGACATAGAACCGCGAGCAGCGTGCAGCCGTATCCCTATTTCTTTCCCCGCCCGGATCTCGTCATCAATCGTCGAGTCGTTCGGAAACAGGTACAGGTGGTCGCTGGTGGTCGTGCATCCAGAGAGAATCAGTTCTGCCATCCCGACCAACGCAGCTACGTAGATGGATTCAGCCGTGAGTCGGGCCCACATCGGATACAGAGTGGTTAGCCAGGGGAATAGCTCTGCTTCAGTCGCTACGGCGCGGGTCAACGTCTGATACAGATGGTGATGGGTGTTCACCATCCCGGCGATGACGACGTGGTCTGACGCGTCAATCGTGGTATCGCTAGCCAGATAGTGGCTCGGGGTGTCGGCGGTGTGTCCTACCCACACAATCTCTCGATCACGAACCGCAATCGAGCACTCGGCGATGCGCTCGCCGGTTCTGGCGTTCACCAAGACTTCCGTGGCATTGCTGATGAGGAGGGTCGACATGACCTCAGCCTAGATGTCTCGATTGTCAGCGCTGGTGCGCTGCTCTCAGACGTCGCCGATGTCCAGTCGGTACCGCCCATGCGTATGTGGTCAAGTCCTGGTCACACATGTCCTTGCCGGCATCTCATGGACACAGTGGCGCTGCAGTTGCAATAGGCTCGCTACTAAGCCTGTTTGGCCTGGGTTTTGAACATCGCATCGCGGATTCTGGAGACCTGCGAAGACCGTGGATTCGGGTCGTAGGTCTCCTCGAGGACCGTGAGTTCGATACCCCCAACGATGTCGGAGATGAGGTTGTAGACGATCGCACCCAGGGTCATCGACGCTGTTGCTAACACCGTCCACATGATTGCTAGATATCGGACAATCGTCATATACAGGTCACCGTCTGGCGTGTACACAAGATCCACTGCAGAAAACACTTCGCTGATGGACTGCGGGATACCCCGTTGGTCGAGGATCTCCCACATGACCCA contains:
- a CDS encoding DUF3566 domain-containing protein; the encoded protein is MPVRRVRRVVRKIDPWTVFKVTLIFNAIAALIFGMGVWVMWEILDQRGIPQSISEVFSAVDLVYTPDGDLYMTIVRYLAIMWTVLATASMTLGAIVYNLISDIVGGIELTVLEETYDPNPRSSQVSRIRDAMFKTQAKQA
- a CDS encoding 8-oxoguanine deaminase, which gives rise to MSTLLISNATEVLVNARTGERIAECSIAVRDREIVWVGHTADTPSHYLASDTTIDASDHVVIAGMVNTHHHLYQTLTRAVATEAELFPWLTTLYPMWARLTAESIYVAALVGMAELILSGCTTTSDHLYLFPNDSTIDDEIRAGKEIGIRLHAARGSMSLGESQGGLPPDSVVQAADVILADTARAIEEHHDPEPFSMTRVVVAPCSPFSVTPDLMRESASLARYYGVTMHTHLAETRDEEDFCLETFGRKPVAHAEDLGWVGDDVWWAHGVVLTDSEVDLIGSTRTGVAHCPTSNMRLGSGIAPISALMSAGARVGLGVDGSASNDGSHMLGEARQAMLLQRVQHGGSLFSYMRSLEIATIGGAEVLGRDDIGTIEVGKAADIVGFDLNAPTYAGALHDPIAALVLCAPNNVSFSVINGRSVVEHGQLQTIDIESVLRRHRELSATLFQP